In Candidatus Stygibacter australis, the sequence TAGCCTGGCGCAAAAGCACTGCAATGTTCCCTTAAGATTTTACTTTCCACTTTTTTATACTCTACATTTCCTGTCACTGAGGTAAATATGATATCATTGGTTTTATCAATACTATGCTCGGTGGCAATTGCTAACCTGCTCACCTGGTTCAATCGCAGCAGCAGGAATGATATCTATTACATTTTTGCAGGTAACTATCTGGTGGCATCACTATTTAGCTGGAGCACAAATCATATCCCAGTGCACCAGGCTGGAATCCAGGAATATGGTTTAGGAATAGTAGCGGGACTCTTTTTCCTGATCAATTTCCTGATCTATCAGAAGAATATTATCCGCAATGGACAATCAATTTCTGTTGGAATGATGAGGGTTTCCTTGATCATTCCTACGCTGCTTTCCATTTTTATCTTCAACGAAACTCTGTTTTTTATCAAGTATCTGGCAATTGCCTTGATCATTCTGGCGTTTCTACGTTTGAGCTTCACCGGACATATCAGCAAGCCGGGTTTGGCACTGGTCCTTTTAATGGTTACAGGATTTACAGATTCCTTTATGAAGGTATATGATGAAACGGGACTCGCTGAACCAACATTATACCTTGCCATCTTGTTTACATCCGCACTCTGCTTTACTATATTTTTGATTATTTACAAAAAGAGAAGCTTTAATTTCCACTCAATCGCCCTTGGTTTTATTCTCGGAATCCCTAATCAGTTGACAACAAAACTCTTCATGGACAGCTTGACATCGATTCCTGCATCGATTGCATATCCGCTTCTTGCATCGGGAGTTGTGCTATTAGCGGTAGTGACGGATGCTTTTATCTGGAAACGTAAATTTAGCGCTAAAGCTCTTTTTGCTTATTCAGTATTGTTGATCGGAATTATTTTATTAAACGTGAGAATGGTGAGGGTTTAATGGAAACAGGTTTTACTTACATTGACATTGTTTTAACAGTTATACTGGTTGGTTTTATTGTGATCGCTATTTTTATAGACAGTCGTAATGCCAGACGTAACCGCAATTCTAAACATGAAATTAGAGAAGAAATCCAGAATCGAGTAACTAATTCTTCTCTTAAAAAACACAAGTAAAAAAAATGCCGGACTTTTCAGTCCGGCGATTTACATTTATTTGATCAGCAGCATCTTCCGTTGCTCTACATTTCCTTCGCTTTTAACTTTCGCCAGATAGACTCCAGTAGCCACTGACTTTCCTGACTGATCTTCCCCACTCCAGCACCACATAAAGCTGCCGTTATTATTGCGGTTCATATCTGCTCTTCTCACCAGTTCACCCTTGATGTTATAGATAGATATTTCTGCTTTTATGCTCTGGGAATTATTATATCTGATATATGTTTCAGGATTAAAGGGATTGGGATAATTAACCAGATTTGAGCTTACAGAGATCAGATCATTAGTTTCATCACTGATCATTTCCCCATAAAATCCCAGGCTGATATCCCAGTTGCCATCTACTCCCAGCATATCTTCTGCTTCCATCCATTGTCCAGACACTTTGATCATATTACCCTTTCCAGATACTGCCGGACCTTCATCCATCCAGCCAATATCTCCAGTATCAGATGCTATCTGATAGGCCAGAGTAAGTCCCTGTTCCCAGGTTTCTTCTGTTATCAGGCTCTCGCCTTCCAGCCAGTATATTATATAATCTCCTGCACTGAAATCGGCAAGATCTTCTTCATAGAGAATCTCCATTAATTCTTCATTTTCCGGTGTCCCTTGATATAAAATTAACTGCACTTCTGCATCTGTGCTATCCACTCCACAGGTAAAACCAAGTTCCCGCAAATGACAATTCACATAAGGTGCCAGGTCTTCAGGTTCATATACTCCGGCAATCATAATATTCAAATTGGGAGCAGAACTTACAAACTGCAATGGCTCTGCACACCAGCTTAAGGGATCATTAGATTGATATTCTTCCAGTACAATGTCCAGCAGATTATTTTCTGAATCAATATCTGCTACTCCTTCGTAAAAATAATACCTGTCAAGATAGGCTCTAACATCATAGGTGCCAGAAGGGAATAAGGGGA encodes:
- a CDS encoding FlgD immunoglobulin-like domain containing protein; this translates as MKKIGFLIFLLILFSLQLQARRNIVLTGYWSPTSEMIYQFSNDPELNPDGWIGENWEDCGYDVYAFFPAFNRVTRDFEVDYQATWEDFWATVDIYNPIAIISWGAGAGPWEIEYNARNLASWVNDYEYPYQPTPSPPDDTVPVNFVRHATLPVEAIEAAVDEQSPLNAWVDWNGNAGAFLCEYMAYLGMWYQGIHSSMEDEYPCLAAGFIHVSSGVNLGYATDAAQITLRTTIEYLHSFVDLEGTVYADGIDPAGTQVTLISEDDTEYNVTADENGEFEIPLFPSGTYDVRAYLDRYYFYEGVADIDSENNLLDIVLEEYQSNDPLSWCAEPLQFVSSAPNLNIMIAGVYEPEDLAPYVNCHLRELGFTCGVDSTDAEVQLILYQGTPENEELMEILYEEDLADFSAGDYIIYWLEGESLITEETWEQGLTLAYQIASDTGDIGWMDEGPAVSGKGNMIKVSGQWMEAEDMLGVDGNWDISLGFYGEMISDETNDLISVSSNLVNYPNPFNPETYIRYNNSQSIKAEISIYNIKGELVRRADMNRNNNGSFMWCWSGEDQSGKSVATGVYLAKVKSEGNVEQRKMLLIK